ACGCAATGAATATCACATTTCACCGTTGTTTGAGGCATGTTCAATATATCTTGATACGAAAGCGTCACTTCTTTGTCTACCAACCCAAACACGCGAAGCGTCCACTCCTCTAAGTTATACTCCGGCACGTCGCCTTCATGTAAAATAGGAAAGCGCTCTGTCACTACTTGCCCCGGAGGCACTCGTCCTTCATACTTTGGATCAATTTCTGGTGTTTTCATTCGTTTAATACGGTCTGCTTTGTTCATAGGTACCACCTCTTTATTTTTTTATCAGCGTGCACTTTGCTGACTTGTTTGATTCGTTTCGACACCTTTATCTCGTAAGAAAAACATCGCGGCTAATGTAAGTACGTAAGGGACCATCATCGTAAACTCAGTCGGTATTGAAAAACCTTGCAGTCGTGTGCTCATGGCATCCATTAAGCCGAAAAGGATACTTGACGCTAAAATACCGAGCGGATGAGACTGACCGAGCATCATCGCAACAAGTGCGATAAATCCACGCCCTGAAGTCATGCCTTCTGAGAACATCGTGACTTGCCCTAACGAAAGCTGTGCTCCCGCGATCCCGCACAGGATTCCGCATGCTGCAATCGCAAACAGCTGATATCTTATTGCTTTCAACCCAAGCGTACTTGCTGCTACTTTATTGTAGCCTACTGCTAGAAGACGAAAACCAAAAATCGTTCGATAAAAGAAGATATAAAAAGCAATAGCTGCTAAAAAAGCAAAATAGACAAGCGGTGACTGCCCGGAAACAATGTCGCCGATTATAGGTATGTCTTTAATTAAAGGAATATCCCATGTACCTATCCCGTGCATGTTTTTATCGTAATAGGCACCTTTTGTATGAAAAATAGTCCGGAGTAAAAATGTCGTTAAGCCCAGTGCTAAAAAATTAATAGACACCCCAACGACAATTTCATTTGCTTTAAACATCACGACCATCATTCCAAAAAGCAAAGCAAAAAGTAAGCTTGCTCCAGCCGCAATCACGATCGCAAAAAAGACATTATGAGTATAATAGTTGCCCGCAATCCCGCTAAAAGCTCCAATCAAAATTAGACCTTCTAGCCCTACATTAAATATGCCTACGCGCGCGCAAAGCATTCCGCCTAGCGCCGCTAATAAAATCGGTGCAACCATTCGCAGCGTTGCATTTAACAGTGACCAATCAAGCAGCTCCACGAATATCAGCTCCTTTCTTTTTGGCTTTCCACCACTGCTTTGTAAATTTCGCTGAGATAAATAGAATAAGAACAGCTTGCATAATACTCGCAATTTCTAACGGAATTTCTGTATTACGCTCTAGCCCCATCGCTCCTGTTTGCAAAGCGGCAAGTAAAAGAGACGTAAAAACAATGCCGATTGGATTTGAATTTGCTAACAGAGCAGCCATCACTCCAGTCCATGCATATCCAGGAACGGTGAGCGCACCGTCTACAAATCGGTACTGTGAACCAAGCACTTCAAATCCTCCTGCTAATCCAGCCAAGCTTCCGCTAATAAACATGCTAAACAGCATGACTTTTACCTGATGAATGCCTCCATACGCTCCGAACAACGGATTTTTCCCGGATGCGTTTACTTCATAGCCAAACACAGAGTAGCGAAGCACCGTCCATAGCAGCAGCGCACCCACTAGAGCAATGATAAATCCGACATGAAGAGGCATTCCTTGAAACACTTTTCCAAGCCATGCTGATTGCTCAATCATAGGCGTCTGAGCGAGAGCAGCTGAGCCTGTTTTATCTTGAAAAGGGTGACCTGCTAAATAACTTGCAAATAAAACAGCGATATAATTTAATAAAAGGGTCGAAATGACAAGCTGAATTTTAAACGCGGCTTCCATCCATCCTGCTAAAACGGAAAGCAATCCCCCTGCCACAACAGCAGCGGCAATGGCTGCTATCAGCTTGACTATCCCTGGAGCCGGCAGGTAATAAGCAACAATCGCTGCACTAATCGCTCCAACGACCATTTGTCCTTCTCCCCCTAAATTAAACACACCTGCTCTAAAAGCAAATCCCACACCTAATGCAATTAACAGAATAGGCGTAGCGCGAGCCAGCGTAGTGGTGAAGAAATAAAAATTACCAAACGCTCCATTCCAGAGCTCTGTATATGTTTGGAAAACCGAACCACCTGTTAAGGAGATAATAATGCCTCCTATCGCTAAGCCAAAAATGACCGCAATAATCGGTTGGATTAATGATTTAAGAAGTTTCTGCAACTGTATCACCTTCTACCGTTCCTCCTGCCATTAATATGCTTAGTTTCTCTTCCGTCGCTTCTTCTCTTGTAAGCTCTCCGACAATACTGCCTTCGTACATCACTAAAATTCGATCTGATAGTGAGATAATCTCCGACAGCTCAGACGATACAAGTAAAATAGCAGAGCCATTATTCCTTTTTTGAATCAAGGCATCATGAATACGTTCCATTGCCCCAATATCCACTCCTCGCGTTGGTTCGGCAGCAAGTAGAAAAGAGGTGTTTTGGCCAAGCTCTCTTGCAACAATTAATTTTTGCAGATTTCCCCCAGACAGTTCTCCTGCTTTTTGCTTAGATGAAGTGGCTTTAATCGAAAATTCATTTATCCGTTCCTCCACGCTCGACTTGAATATCTTTCTTTTCAGCCAGCCCATCTTCGAGTAAGAAGCTTTATACTGATAGCCCATCAGCGCATTTTCCTCGATCGTATCGTCTTTAGAGGCTCCCCACATATAGCGGTCTTCTGGAATATGAGCAATTCCTGCCTCTCTTCTTTCACGCACAGATCGCCCTGTAAGATCTTCATCTCCAAGTTTGATACTTCCGGTGTCTGTTTCTACTAATCCAGCAATTGCTTGAAGCAGCTCTGACTGCCCATTTCCTGAAACCCCTGCAATACCGACAATTTCGCCTGCAGAAACGTGAAGAGACACATTTTGCAATACGTTTTTTT
The genomic region above belongs to Priestia megaterium and contains:
- a CDS encoding ABC transporter permease, giving the protein MELLDWSLLNATLRMVAPILLAALGGMLCARVGIFNVGLEGLILIGAFSGIAGNYYTHNVFFAIVIAAGASLLFALLFGMMVVMFKANEIVVGVSINFLALGLTTFLLRTIFHTKGAYYDKNMHGIGTWDIPLIKDIPIIGDIVSGQSPLVYFAFLAAIAFYIFFYRTIFGFRLLAVGYNKVAASTLGLKAIRYQLFAIAACGILCGIAGAQLSLGQVTMFSEGMTSGRGFIALVAMMLGQSHPLGILASSILFGLMDAMSTRLQGFSIPTEFTMMVPYVLTLAAMFFLRDKGVETNQTSQQSAR
- a CDS encoding ABC transporter permease, with the translated sequence MIQLQKLLKSLIQPIIAVIFGLAIGGIIISLTGGSVFQTYTELWNGAFGNFYFFTTTLARATPILLIALGVGFAFRAGVFNLGGEGQMVVGAISAAIVAYYLPAPGIVKLIAAIAAAVVAGGLLSVLAGWMEAAFKIQLVISTLLLNYIAVLFASYLAGHPFQDKTGSAALAQTPMIEQSAWLGKVFQGMPLHVGFIIALVGALLLWTVLRYSVFGYEVNASGKNPLFGAYGGIHQVKVMLFSMFISGSLAGLAGGFEVLGSQYRFVDGALTVPGYAWTGVMAALLANSNPIGIVFTSLLLAALQTGAMGLERNTEIPLEIASIMQAVLILFISAKFTKQWWKAKKKGADIRGAA